In Spirobacillus cienkowskii, a genomic segment contains:
- a CDS encoding 2Fe-2S iron-sulfur cluster-binding protein, translating into MPVLTVKTDKKNITVEKDSLIIDICETEETSILFGCRDGACGACMIKVLEHPENLSPMQDHEKDFLETMAAREDERLACQCKVLGDVTIEVSE; encoded by the coding sequence ATGCCAGTACTTACGGTAAAAACAGATAAAAAAAACATAACTGTAGAAAAAGATTCTTTAATTATTGATATTTGTGAAACTGAAGAAACTAGCATTTTGTTTGGATGTCGCGATGGTGCTTGCGGGGCTTGTATGATAAAGGTTCTCGAGCATCCAGAAAATTTGAGTCCAATGCAAGACCACGAAAAAGATTTTCTTGAAACAATGGCAGCTCGAGAAGATGAACGCTTGGCGTGTCAGTGCAAGGTGTTGGGTGATGTCACAATTGAAGTTTCTGAATAA
- the aspA gene encoding aspartate ammonia-lyase, producing MDLASFPQFSVFSNLSEHEMKTLVPYLENVTYSKGDVLYSPGLVRDKLRLILKGRIEVSAETFEFEEPTTIYGPGQFVGEASLLKEGTLHKAKAVALTSVEMAIFTRQNFLKLMREHQEISCKIQMNIGSFVFGKLSRGAGGHTSVHYTGYDSGKNRLEHDLLGDREVPNEAYYGVQTLRALENFSITGVVLRDFPMFIRALAQVKKAAALANSELGVLNKEISDYIVMACDEIIAGHWHDQFLVDMIQGGAGTSTNMNANEVIANRALELWGKNRGEYQFIHPNNHVNLGQSTNDAYPTAIRLAALQSVPALIESLEELCMALREKGKEFSDVIKMGRTQLQDAVPMTLGQEFEAFAVMLSEDIERLREGAKLFLELSIGGTAIGTGINSHPKYAGTAIQKIQLITGLPVVSSPNLIEATPDTGAFVMFSGILKRLAVKLSKTSNDLRLLSSGSRCGFGDINLPPMQPGSSIMPGKVNPVIPEVVNQVAFQVIGNDLSVTMASEGGQLQLNAFEPVMVFNIFQSVNMLNRAMRTLTRLCIKGITANREACRRAVEHSIGLVTALNPLIGYENSTMIAKEALESGESVFQLVLKHKLLTREQLEEALKPENMLSAH from the coding sequence ATGGATCTCGCTTCTTTTCCACAATTCTCTGTTTTTTCTAACTTGTCTGAACATGAAATGAAGACCCTTGTTCCTTATTTAGAAAATGTCACCTACTCTAAGGGAGATGTTCTCTATTCACCAGGACTTGTTCGTGATAAGCTTCGTCTAATTCTCAAAGGGCGCATTGAAGTTTCTGCAGAAACCTTTGAATTTGAAGAGCCCACCACAATTTATGGCCCTGGTCAATTTGTTGGAGAAGCTTCTTTACTTAAAGAAGGTACTCTGCACAAAGCAAAAGCTGTAGCTCTCACATCGGTTGAAATGGCAATTTTCACTCGGCAAAATTTTTTAAAACTTATGCGCGAGCATCAAGAAATTTCTTGCAAAATTCAAATGAATATTGGTTCTTTTGTTTTTGGTAAGTTATCTCGTGGAGCAGGTGGACATACAAGTGTGCATTATACGGGCTACGACTCTGGTAAAAACAGACTTGAGCATGATCTCCTAGGCGATAGAGAGGTTCCCAATGAAGCCTATTACGGTGTTCAAACCCTGCGCGCTCTCGAAAATTTTTCAATAACGGGTGTTGTTTTGCGTGATTTTCCAATGTTTATTAGAGCACTGGCGCAAGTTAAAAAAGCGGCTGCATTGGCAAACAGTGAATTGGGCGTATTAAACAAAGAAATATCTGATTATATTGTGATGGCTTGTGATGAAATCATTGCTGGGCATTGGCATGATCAATTTTTAGTCGACATGATTCAAGGTGGAGCCGGAACGTCTACCAATATGAATGCAAATGAAGTGATTGCAAACCGTGCATTAGAGCTATGGGGCAAAAATCGCGGCGAATACCAATTTATTCATCCAAATAATCACGTTAATCTTGGCCAGTCTACAAATGATGCATACCCTACAGCAATTCGCTTGGCTGCTTTGCAATCTGTGCCTGCGTTAATTGAGTCTCTTGAAGAATTGTGCATGGCTCTTAGAGAAAAAGGCAAAGAATTTTCTGATGTTATAAAAATGGGGCGTACACAGCTGCAAGATGCTGTTCCTATGACTTTGGGGCAAGAATTTGAAGCATTTGCTGTAATGTTGAGCGAAGACATTGAAAGATTGCGCGAAGGGGCGAAACTATTTTTAGAATTGAGTATTGGCGGTACTGCTATTGGTACAGGAATCAATTCGCACCCTAAATACGCTGGCACTGCAATTCAAAAGATTCAGCTTATAACAGGACTTCCTGTTGTTTCGTCGCCAAACCTCATTGAAGCAACACCCGATACTGGGGCTTTTGTGATGTTTTCAGGCATTTTAAAACGATTAGCGGTTAAACTTAGCAAAACAAGCAACGATCTCCGTTTGTTGTCAAGTGGTTCACGTTGCGGCTTTGGAGATATTAATCTTCCTCCAATGCAGCCCGGTTCCAGTATTATGCCAGGAAAAGTAAATCCAGTTATTCCAGAAGTTGTTAACCAGGTTGCATTTCAAGTGATTGGCAATGATTTGTCTGTTACGATGGCTTCAGAAGGCGGACAGCTCCAGTTAAATGCGTTTGAACCTGTGATGGTTTTTAATATTTTTCAGAGCGTGAATATGCTCAATAGAGCAATGCGAACCCTCACTCGTTTGTGCATCAAAGGAATAACAGCCAATCGCGAAGCTTGTCGTAGAGCCGTTGAACATAGTATTGGCCTTGTTACAGCATTAAACCCACTCATTGGCTATGAGAATTCCACAATGATTGCCAAAGAAGCTCTAGAATCTGGGGAAAGTGTGTTTCAGCTTGTTTTAAAACATAAATTGTTAACCCGAGAACAATTAGAAGAAGCGCTAAAACCAGAAAACATGCTCTCTGCCCACTAA
- the folE gene encoding GTP cyclohydrolase I FolE has protein sequence MTANATSKKAVDSNNVSAQQATEAVRTLLHYIGENPNREGLTDTPDRFCRALLEMSNGYQLTAKSILSTTFDSDSDEMVLLKNIEFTSLCEHHLLSFSGVAHVAYLPSNGKIVGLSKLARVVDLYAHRLQVQERLTQQVAQAIEHYLKPLGVAVVFEGVHSCMCVRGVRKQNSTMITSAMLGQFRDSLASRNEFMSLISK, from the coding sequence ATGACCGCAAATGCAACTTCTAAAAAAGCAGTCGATTCGAATAATGTGTCTGCACAACAGGCCACAGAGGCCGTTCGGACCTTATTGCACTACATAGGAGAAAATCCCAATCGAGAAGGACTGACTGATACCCCCGATCGTTTTTGTCGTGCATTACTTGAAATGAGTAATGGTTATCAATTAACAGCAAAAAGTATATTATCGACAACATTTGACTCTGATTCTGATGAAATGGTTTTATTAAAAAACATTGAATTTACATCTCTTTGCGAACATCATCTGTTGAGCTTTTCTGGAGTTGCACACGTTGCCTATTTGCCAAGCAATGGAAAAATTGTAGGTCTTTCTAAACTTGCTCGCGTTGTTGATCTGTATGCACACCGCTTACAAGTTCAAGAACGATTAACGCAACAGGTTGCTCAAGCTATAGAACACTATCTAAAGCCATTGGGTGTTGCCGTGGTATTTGAAGGTGTACACAGTTGCATGTGTGTCCGGGGAGTGCGCAAACAAAATTCAACGATGATTACCAGCGCCATGCTAGGACAATTTCGAGACTCGTTAGCGTCACGTAACGAGTTTATGTCTTTAATCTCTAAATAA
- a CDS encoding cysteine peptidase family C39 domain-containing protein codes for MKLFKGTFGWHSNKQIFKTDVCKLSGKKFADFPITLTNYPKKFPPFINLDCPFFFQDQINTCGETSVKMLVSFQMLHFKSNFEFSKQLRSINDFISKKRGFFKGTTDEDMNKMEIKSMFLPNQIKNNVKDFSSWVAYSLYHLGPLIITINIFNGRVAHFVVVKGIENNTLLLHDPWYGADQFLHYNNFFKVFNDNTFMFLPNKSLNKLYPSRENEIICNLFYCDKPKPIPLLKSTNLIKSILV; via the coding sequence ATGAAACTTTTTAAGGGAACGTTTGGATGGCATTCAAACAAACAGATTTTTAAAACTGATGTCTGTAAGTTAAGCGGAAAAAAATTCGCTGATTTCCCGATTACTCTTACAAATTATCCAAAAAAATTTCCACCTTTTATTAACTTAGATTGTCCTTTTTTCTTTCAAGATCAAATAAATACATGCGGAGAGACAAGTGTTAAAATGTTAGTTTCATTTCAAATGCTGCATTTTAAATCAAATTTTGAATTTTCAAAACAACTAAGGTCAATCAATGATTTTATTTCTAAAAAAAGAGGCTTTTTTAAAGGTACCACTGATGAAGATATGAATAAAATGGAAATTAAATCAATGTTTTTACCAAATCAAATAAAAAATAATGTAAAAGATTTTAGTTCTTGGGTTGCATACTCATTATATCACCTAGGACCTCTTATTATAACAATTAATATTTTCAATGGCCGAGTAGCGCATTTTGTTGTCGTTAAAGGTATAGAAAACAATACCTTGTTACTACATGACCCTTGGTATGGCGCTGATCAATTTTTACATTATAATAATTTCTTTAAAGTTTTTAATGACAATACATTTATGTTTCTGCCAAATAAGAGTTTAAATAAACTTTACCCATCTCGTGAAAATGAAATAATTTGTAATTTATTTTATTGTGATAAACCAAAACCAATTCCATTATTAAAATCTACTAATCTTATAAAATCAATATTAGTTTAG
- a CDS encoding rod shape-determining protein, producing the protein MFDWFFRLLSHDLAIDLGTANTLVYVKNRGIVANEPSVVAVQRDSRGLRTVKAVGRAAKEMLGRTPGTIEAVRPMKDGVIADFELTEKMLSYFIGVAHNHRSLVRPRAVICIPYGITEVEKRAVRESAESAGCSSVYLIEEPMAASIGADLPIHEASGNMIVDIGGGTTEVAVISLLGIVYSKSVRVGGDKMDESIVNYLKRRFNVLIGERTAEQIKIAIGSAYPEEEIRTMQVKGRDLVAGIPKTIEVTSEEIREAMQEPVNAIVEAVRLALEKTPPELAADIVDKGIVLVGGGALIRNLDVLLREETGLPIVVAENPLTAVVLGSGRVLDNPELLREVTF; encoded by the coding sequence ATGTTCGACTGGTTTTTTAGGCTTCTTTCACACGATTTGGCTATTGATTTAGGAACTGCTAACACGTTGGTCTATGTTAAAAACAGAGGAATTGTCGCCAATGAACCTTCAGTCGTTGCCGTTCAAAGGGACTCTCGGGGATTGCGTACTGTAAAAGCTGTGGGAAGGGCTGCAAAAGAAATGCTTGGCAGAACTCCTGGTACAATTGAAGCTGTCCGTCCTATGAAAGACGGTGTGATTGCTGATTTTGAGCTTACAGAAAAAATGCTGAGTTATTTTATCGGAGTTGCACACAATCACCGTTCTTTAGTGCGACCACGCGCTGTGATTTGTATTCCATATGGCATCACAGAAGTAGAAAAACGGGCTGTACGGGAGTCTGCGGAGTCTGCAGGATGCTCTTCTGTTTACCTTATCGAAGAACCTATGGCAGCCTCTATTGGTGCCGATCTTCCTATTCATGAGGCAAGCGGCAACATGATTGTGGATATTGGTGGCGGCACAACCGAAGTTGCTGTCATTTCGCTACTTGGTATTGTGTATTCAAAAAGCGTTCGTGTAGGCGGCGATAAAATGGATGAATCCATTGTCAACTATCTCAAACGCCGCTTCAATGTACTCATCGGCGAACGCACCGCAGAGCAAATTAAAATTGCCATTGGCTCGGCGTATCCAGAAGAAGAAATTCGCACCATGCAAGTAAAAGGGCGAGATCTTGTGGCGGGTATTCCTAAAACCATCGAAGTCACGAGCGAAGAAATTCGTGAAGCAATGCAAGAACCTGTCAATGCTATTGTCGAAGCAGTGCGTTTAGCGCTCGAAAAAACGCCACCAGAGCTGGCTGCAGATATTGTTGACAAAGGAATTGTGCTCGTAGGAGGAGGGGCATTGATTCGTAACCTCGACGTATTGTTGCGCGAAGAAACAGGCTTGCCAATTGTGGTAGCCGAAAACCCATTGACTGCTGTAGTATTAGGATCAGGCAGGGTTTTGGATAATCCCGAATTATTAAGAGAAGTGACTTTCTAA
- a CDS encoding chemotaxis protein CheA — translation MAYNEEQMQEIFFQEMREVFEHIDSCILVLEKTPGDLEIIKNLFREVHTLKGSSGVFGLREIADLTHHAEDLLDRMREGKLEPTEDVFSALLRCFDRLKEMMDGAQKKQNLATFDNSDIVRQLCDFKEISSEQLQEKVASGEVAPIPVPENVKPGECPFHVSITGADQFFLTGIDPTTLVLNCRDISSGTFSLFTNTSRIPLLTEIEPERCYFEFTFNFVSMAEFKTVQDIFEFAIGSSNVKIEMDGLGGKPQAKEEPTKAAAPAAHAEKKPAAPQAAPAAAQAKPATPAAGAAKPGAAPAAAAKQDPAHGSNDANDFVRLKKEKLDQLMNLVGELITVKNLFVHLANKLEEVLPENEITKGFKEGTGHVTRLSARLQESVMNARMVPVGSVFTKYTRLVRDVAKKLNKKVNLVVEGEETELDKTVSEAISDPIMHLIRNSIDHGIENPEVRKERGKSDTGTLLLKAGYEGNNVKLVIRDDGNGIDLDRVKNKAITLGIVTQEQADMLSKKDIIEFIFHSGFSTAAEITDVSGRGVGMDVVRNNIRKSSGSIFVDTNAGQGTEFKIILPLSLAVIEALLIGVDGETYALPQEVITETVRAERKDVVNLNNQPSINLRGEVIPLLRLNEVVHLRPSILDNFIQQEKKRLNQGEEEASDSQANSKDKDDGLTNPVVIVQIDGLKVGILVDVLYWQEQIMIKPLGGFLANIPIFTGACIMGNGSVVLVLEPKELYYAACHDDDKKTAA, via the coding sequence GTGGCCTATAATGAAGAACAGATGCAAGAAATATTCTTTCAAGAGATGCGAGAAGTATTCGAGCATATCGATAGCTGCATTCTTGTTTTAGAAAAAACACCTGGCGATCTTGAAATTATTAAAAATCTCTTTCGTGAAGTTCATACATTAAAAGGGTCGAGTGGGGTTTTTGGATTACGAGAAATTGCAGACTTAACCCACCATGCCGAAGACCTTCTCGATCGCATGCGCGAAGGCAAGCTTGAACCAACCGAAGACGTATTTTCTGCACTACTCCGTTGTTTTGATAGACTAAAAGAAATGATGGATGGTGCACAAAAGAAACAAAATTTAGCAACGTTTGATAACAGTGACATTGTACGTCAATTATGCGATTTTAAAGAAATTTCGAGCGAACAGTTGCAAGAGAAAGTGGCCAGCGGTGAGGTGGCACCTATTCCAGTCCCTGAGAATGTCAAACCAGGAGAATGTCCATTTCATGTTTCTATTACTGGTGCGGATCAGTTCTTTTTAACAGGAATAGATCCTACAACGTTGGTGTTGAACTGTCGTGATATTTCTTCTGGTACGTTTTCTTTATTTACAAACACTTCTAGAATTCCACTATTAACAGAAATTGAACCAGAGCGTTGTTACTTTGAATTTACATTTAATTTTGTGTCGATGGCAGAATTTAAAACCGTTCAGGATATTTTTGAATTTGCAATTGGTTCTAGTAACGTCAAAATAGAAATGGATGGTTTGGGTGGAAAACCCCAAGCGAAAGAAGAACCCACAAAAGCAGCGGCACCAGCGGCGCATGCAGAAAAAAAACCTGCAGCCCCTCAAGCGGCACCTGCAGCCGCGCAAGCAAAACCAGCAACTCCTGCTGCTGGAGCAGCAAAACCGGGAGCTGCACCTGCAGCAGCCGCTAAGCAAGATCCTGCACATGGATCAAACGACGCCAATGATTTTGTGCGCCTTAAAAAAGAAAAACTAGATCAATTGATGAATTTAGTTGGGGAACTCATTACAGTAAAAAACTTATTTGTGCATTTGGCAAATAAACTTGAAGAAGTGTTACCAGAAAATGAAATTACCAAAGGGTTTAAAGAAGGCACAGGACATGTCACGAGACTCTCTGCGCGCTTGCAAGAAAGTGTGATGAATGCTCGTATGGTGCCAGTGGGTTCTGTGTTTACCAAATACACACGACTTGTGCGCGATGTGGCTAAGAAACTTAATAAAAAAGTAAACTTAGTGGTAGAAGGCGAAGAAACTGAGCTCGATAAAACAGTGAGTGAAGCGATTTCTGACCCAATTATGCACTTAATTCGTAACTCGATTGATCACGGTATCGAAAATCCTGAAGTTCGTAAAGAAAGAGGCAAGTCTGATACCGGAACATTGTTACTTAAAGCTGGTTATGAAGGCAATAACGTTAAGCTTGTAATTAGAGATGATGGCAATGGGATTGACTTGGATCGCGTTAAAAACAAAGCAATTACCCTTGGCATTGTGACTCAAGAACAAGCCGATATGCTGAGTAAAAAAGATATTATTGAATTTATTTTTCATAGCGGTTTTTCAACTGCCGCAGAAATTACAGATGTAAGTGGTCGTGGCGTTGGAATGGATGTTGTGCGTAACAACATTAGAAAATCAAGTGGGTCAATTTTTGTTGACACAAATGCAGGCCAGGGTACTGAATTTAAAATTATTTTGCCTCTGAGTCTTGCAGTTATTGAAGCACTTTTAATTGGTGTTGATGGCGAAACCTATGCATTGCCGCAAGAAGTCATTACAGAAACTGTGCGTGCAGAGAGAAAAGATGTTGTTAATCTTAACAACCAGCCAAGCATAAATTTGCGAGGCGAAGTGATTCCATTATTGCGGTTAAATGAAGTTGTTCATTTAAGACCTTCTATTCTTGATAATTTTATTCAGCAAGAGAAAAAACGTCTCAATCAGGGAGAAGAAGAAGCTTCAGACTCGCAAGCAAATTCAAAAGATAAAGATGATGGCCTAACAAATCCTGTTGTTATTGTTCAAATTGATGGCCTTAAGGTTGGAATATTAGTGGATGTTCTTTATTGGCAAGAACAAATAATGATTAAACCATTGGGCGGGTTTTTGGCTAATATTCCTATATTTACAGGTGCTTGTATTATGGGTAACGGTTCTGTTGTGCTCGTTTTAGAGCCAAAAGAGCTTTATTATGCAGCATGTCATGACGATGATAAGAAGACGGCGGCATAA
- a CDS encoding YhbY family RNA-binding protein produces the protein MRTEKKAHIFSNELTSEQRAKLKGRAHHLKPIVQIGGQGFSEAVIQEVISALTKHELIKIKLPGNSDADSKQQEQQELNDKLPTHSHIVGRIGRTIILYLEKEPKEAKIILKNL, from the coding sequence ATGAGAACAGAAAAAAAAGCCCATATTTTCAGTAATGAGTTGACAAGTGAGCAACGGGCAAAACTTAAAGGACGTGCCCACCACCTCAAACCCATTGTGCAAATTGGAGGTCAAGGTTTTTCTGAAGCTGTTATTCAAGAGGTCATTTCCGCGCTTACTAAACATGAGCTGATTAAAATAAAACTTCCAGGAAATTCAGACGCCGATTCAAAACAACAAGAACAACAAGAATTAAATGATAAACTGCCAACCCATTCGCATATTGTAGGTCGAATTGGGAGAACAATTATACTTTATCTTGAAAAAGAGCCTAAAGAAGCAAAAATTATTCTAAAAAATTTATAA
- a CDS encoding STAS domain-containing protein — protein MSIVIYENKTFKLSGKLTIYKVSELKNKLLEAYNGESAKESVFFLDLSAVESVDAAVLQLIFSLKLTIQKGKGELKVKKSCPTFDSLFEVFGMPADTFPHAV, from the coding sequence ATGTCGATTGTGATTTATGAAAATAAAACATTTAAACTTTCTGGTAAACTCACTATTTATAAAGTATCAGAATTAAAAAATAAATTATTAGAAGCTTATAATGGTGAGTCAGCAAAAGAGAGCGTTTTTTTTCTAGATCTTTCAGCAGTCGAAAGTGTTGATGCCGCTGTTTTGCAACTTATATTTTCACTTAAATTAACAATTCAAAAAGGAAAAGGAGAATTAAAGGTTAAGAAAAGTTGTCCAACCTTTGATTCGTTGTTTGAGGTATTTGGTATGCCTGCTGATACGTTCCCACATGCAGTTTAA
- a CDS encoding chemotaxis protein CheW produces the protein MSGNDAAQKGGKGGAKLDALYKLKHDTSGIRKRIAPKIETYKLIGFKLNEEEFVIEIERVKEIVKVPLVTRVSKAPHFVEGVVNLRGDILQVVNFHKIMGLENPPISERSRIIVLDDKNVLAAIIVDSVSEVIEVEKEAVQQTPDIVAGERSKFLKGIIKPHRHRNILWLDCGAIYSEFSAQNEKSSTP, from the coding sequence ATGTCTGGTAATGATGCCGCTCAAAAAGGTGGAAAAGGTGGTGCTAAACTCGACGCCCTTTATAAATTAAAGCATGACACATCTGGTATTCGCAAAAGAATTGCTCCAAAAATTGAAACTTATAAACTCATTGGTTTTAAACTGAATGAAGAAGAATTTGTAATTGAAATAGAACGGGTAAAAGAAATTGTTAAAGTTCCTCTTGTCACACGTGTCTCCAAAGCACCGCATTTTGTTGAAGGTGTGGTAAATTTGCGCGGCGATATTTTGCAAGTTGTTAATTTTCATAAAATTATGGGACTTGAAAATCCGCCTATTTCTGAACGCAGTCGAATTATTGTGTTAGACGATAAAAATGTGTTGGCTGCGATTATTGTTGATTCTGTAAGTGAAGTGATTGAAGTAGAAAAAGAAGCAGTTCAACAAACGCCAGATATTGTTGCAGGCGAACGTTCTAAGTTTTTAAAAGGCATTATCAAACCACACAGACACAGAAATATTTTGTGGCTTGATTGTGGTGCCATTTATTCTGAATTTAGTGCACAAAATGAAAAATCTTCAACGCCCTAG
- a CDS encoding response regulator, whose translation MAKKILIVDDSRTIRQQVGFTLSKEGFEVVEAEDGQDGINKLQATPDISMIISDVNMPNMDGLAMIEAIRKIEQFKFIPIIMLTTESSGDKVERAKKAGASGWLVKPFNPEQLVGAVKKLAR comes from the coding sequence ATGGCCAAGAAAATACTCATCGTTGATGACTCTCGTACCATTCGGCAGCAGGTTGGTTTTACCTTGTCTAAAGAAGGCTTTGAAGTTGTAGAGGCAGAAGACGGTCAAGATGGAATCAATAAGCTTCAAGCAACGCCTGATATCAGTATGATCATTTCAGACGTAAACATGCCAAATATGGACGGACTCGCAATGATTGAAGCCATCCGAAAAATAGAACAGTTTAAATTTATCCCTATTATCATGCTGACAACAGAAAGCAGTGGCGACAAGGTTGAGCGTGCTAAAAAAGCAGGGGCGAGTGGATGGTTGGTGAAGCCATTTAATCCTGAACAGTTGGTAGGGGCCGTTAAAAAGCTAGCGAGATAA
- the cheB gene encoding chemotaxis-specific protein-glutamate methyltransferase CheB: protein MAINVLIVDDSPTVCAMLSQMIKAAGFNVVGIGKSAEEGLDLAAKLKPDVITLDIEMPGKSGLQALPLMQKACDAAIIMCSTLTNQAASATLQSLEKGAFDYIPKTEIGKSFTPDMLKERISSAYTYVTNKRKGDTAYKPSVPVTSLPHQNLKAIVIGVSTGGPAALHKLFQALPVMPVPIIVVQHMPAAFVASLAERIAQQSKHKTCVGKEDYTLNPGEICFAPGDTHLLVKKMGSRLYCGLSEEPKNILHRPSADVLFQSAAEVLGKELLAVILTGMGRDGADGGKTVRLRGGMVLAESKSSCVVYGMPKAAIEARTANFEFDLQDMAAAIAKIATGKVS, encoded by the coding sequence ATGGCTATCAATGTGTTAATTGTCGATGACTCTCCAACAGTATGTGCCATGCTTTCACAAATGATCAAAGCGGCTGGTTTTAATGTTGTAGGTATTGGGAAGTCTGCAGAAGAAGGTCTAGACCTTGCAGCGAAACTCAAACCCGATGTCATTACACTTGATATTGAAATGCCAGGTAAAAGTGGTTTGCAAGCCTTGCCATTAATGCAAAAGGCGTGTGATGCGGCTATTATAATGTGTTCTACACTAACCAATCAAGCAGCATCCGCAACATTGCAGTCGCTAGAAAAAGGTGCATTTGACTATATCCCTAAAACAGAAATTGGGAAGTCTTTTACACCAGACATGCTAAAAGAAAGAATTTCTAGCGCTTATACGTATGTTACAAACAAAAGAAAAGGCGATACGGCCTACAAACCCAGTGTGCCAGTCACTTCGCTTCCCCATCAAAATTTAAAAGCAATTGTGATTGGGGTATCAACAGGGGGGCCTGCTGCGTTGCATAAGCTTTTTCAAGCGTTGCCTGTTATGCCTGTGCCAATTATTGTTGTGCAACATATGCCAGCAGCTTTTGTGGCATCACTTGCTGAGCGTATAGCGCAACAAAGCAAACACAAAACCTGCGTAGGAAAAGAAGATTATACCCTTAATCCTGGAGAAATTTGCTTTGCTCCAGGAGACACTCATTTGCTTGTAAAAAAGATGGGCAGTCGGCTTTATTGTGGCTTAAGTGAAGAACCTAAAAACATTTTACATCGTCCATCGGCTGATGTGCTTTTTCAGTCTGCTGCAGAAGTGCTTGGGAAAGAGCTCCTTGCTGTTATTTTAACAGGAATGGGTCGGGATGGCGCTGATGGAGGCAAAACTGTGCGATTACGTGGCGGCATGGTACTTGCAGAAAGCAAAAGTTCTTGTGTGGTGTATGGCATGCCTAAAGCGGCTATAGAGGCAAGAACCGCAAATTTTGAGTTTGATTTGCAAGATATGGCTGCAGCAATAGCAAAAATTGCAACAGGTAAAGTTTCTTAG
- a CDS encoding chemotaxis protein: MAIYIAKSKKEERMLQIGSNKFELVDFRLKDYPEGADMLHPDAYEGIYGINIAKVREINKISKFTKMPNTHECIEGLLELREEAIPIVNLAKYLGYKNYALRPTDNVIICEFNGLVTGFVVHQAMKIRRISWEAILPPTRLIGREGGCVTGMHKLVKGPDNERDLMLLILDFEKIVAEINGETDALNKFSADKQSNKITGNTDDSRTILVVDDSSTARTQVELFLTQHGYKVITATDGEEGLFTLNALFDQAKQEDKDITDLVQVVISDVEMPRMDGHAFTQSLKKDPKFNGLPVIMHTSLSGRANQDAGKSLADEYVVKFNGEALLATVNRIWRKLMDKKESNRTSELSDSDEDLAS; the protein is encoded by the coding sequence ATGGCAATTTACATAGCCAAAAGCAAAAAAGAAGAACGAATGCTCCAAATAGGGAGTAACAAGTTTGAGCTTGTTGACTTTCGGTTAAAAGATTATCCCGAAGGGGCTGATATGTTGCACCCAGATGCCTATGAAGGGATTTATGGGATCAATATTGCGAAGGTAAGAGAAATTAATAAAATTAGTAAGTTTACTAAAATGCCAAACACTCACGAGTGTATTGAAGGTTTACTCGAGCTCCGCGAAGAGGCAATTCCAATTGTCAATTTAGCAAAATATCTCGGCTATAAAAATTACGCATTGCGTCCCACTGACAACGTGATTATTTGTGAATTTAATGGACTTGTGACAGGTTTTGTTGTGCATCAAGCCATGAAAATTCGTCGTATTTCCTGGGAAGCAATTTTGCCACCAACCCGTCTAATTGGACGTGAAGGAGGGTGTGTAACAGGAATGCACAAACTGGTTAAAGGGCCTGATAACGAGCGCGATTTGATGCTTCTGATTCTCGACTTCGAAAAAATTGTGGCTGAAATCAACGGTGAAACAGATGCGCTAAACAAATTCTCAGCCGACAAACAAAGCAATAAAATTACAGGAAATACCGACGATTCTCGCACAATTTTGGTGGTCGATGACAGTTCCACTGCAAGAACCCAAGTCGAACTTTTCTTAACTCAGCACGGCTATAAAGTGATTACGGCAACAGATGGTGAAGAAGGTCTCTTTACGCTCAATGCATTGTTCGATCAAGCAAAGCAAGAAGACAAAGACATTACAGACTTGGTTCAAGTGGTGATTTCTGATGTGGAAATGCCAAGAATGGACGGTCATGCCTTTACCCAATCATTAAAGAAAGATCCTAAATTTAACGGACTTCCAGTCATTATGCATACCTCTCTTTCTGGGCGGGCAAACCAAGATGCAGGCAAATCGCTGGCAGATGAATATGTTGTAAAATTTAATGGAGAAGCGTTGCTTGCCACAGTAAATCGAATTTGGCGAAAATTAATGGATAAAAAAGAATCAAATCGGACAAGCGAATTGAGCGATTCTGATGAAGATTTGGCATCTTAA